A region from the Streptobacillus felis genome encodes:
- a CDS encoding molybdopterin-binding protein, which translates to MNVGIISVGTEIIIGDILNTNVHYLSKELAKLGINVYLHISIGDNEDRLTKVIDDSFKMVDTLILTGGLGPTDDDITKEVAAKYLGIRLELCEKEWERIREYGRKYSPTNEATRNNIKQAMLPIDSIILPNIVGTAPGAIMEREGKRIIILPGPPGEMKSMYQNALKPYLKKYSDKKIISKYIRIYGIGESALEEKLDYILKNQKDVTVALYAKSGEVLIRVTNSNKTMDDVMEVVENIKEICEEYIYLIGDDDISESQSELPNIFSKKVEKYASLEIFESGTFGLLTQTLTKSENVARILKQSKVVLSPKEGIEEILANMNEEINIAVISDSNIHNNNLTDDVKGVIGIKIKDEIHISNFHFKGVMERVIVRVVSETLNKCIKNM; encoded by the coding sequence ATGAATGTAGGAATAATATCTGTAGGAACAGAAATAATAATAGGAGATATATTAAATACAAATGTACATTATTTATCTAAGGAACTTGCAAAGCTAGGAATTAATGTATATTTACACATTTCTATAGGAGATAATGAAGATAGATTAACTAAGGTAATAGATGATAGCTTTAAAATGGTAGATACACTAATACTTACAGGGGGACTAGGGCCTACTGATGATGATATTACTAAAGAAGTAGCAGCAAAATATCTAGGTATAAGGTTAGAATTATGTGAAAAGGAATGGGAAAGAATAAGGGAATATGGTAGAAAATATTCACCTACTAATGAGGCAACGAGAAATAATATTAAACAAGCTATGTTGCCTATAGATTCAATAATATTACCAAATATAGTTGGAACAGCTCCAGGTGCGATTATGGAAAGAGAAGGTAAGAGAATAATAATACTTCCAGGACCACCAGGTGAGATGAAATCTATGTATCAAAATGCTTTAAAACCATATTTAAAAAAATATTCAGATAAGAAGATAATATCTAAATACATTAGAATATATGGTATAGGTGAATCAGCACTTGAGGAAAAACTGGATTATATATTAAAAAATCAAAAAGATGTAACTGTAGCTCTTTATGCTAAAAGTGGAGAAGTATTAATAAGGGTTACTAATTCAAATAAGACTATGGATGATGTTATGGAAGTAGTAGAAAATATTAAAGAAATTTGTGAAGAATATATATATTTAATAGGTGATGATGATATTTCTGAAAGTCAAAGTGAATTACCCAATATATTTAGTAAAAAAGTTGAAAAATATGCTAGTTTAGAAATATTTGAAAGTGGTACCTTTGGATTATTAACACAGACTTTAACTAAATCAGAAAATGTTGCAAGAATATTAAAACAATCAAAAGTAGTCCTAAGCCCTAAAGAAGGGATAGAGGAAATTTTAGCAAATATGAATGAAGAAATAAATATAGCAGTTATTTCTGATTCTAATATACATAATAATAACTTAACAGATGATGTAAAGGGAGTTATAGGTATAAAGATAAAGGATGAAATACATATTTCAAACTTCCATTTCAAAGGTGTAATGGAAAGAGTAATAGTAAGAGTTGTTTCAGAAACTTTAAATAAATGTATAAAAAATATGTAG
- a CDS encoding VOC family protein, with protein sequence MITALEIYLITNGNGKEAVKFYKEALDAEIISLMYFKDHNPDCPKEHQDLVLNAQLKVGEFRLMISDENPDFEYKHGYNMSACLILDNVEHARRVYEKLSKDAKNMLMEMQETFWSPAYANFEDKFGMLWQISTTIKE encoded by the coding sequence ATGATAACAGCATTAGAAATATATTTAATAACAAATGGTAATGGAAAAGAAGCGGTAAAATTCTATAAGGAAGCATTAGATGCAGAGATAATAAGCCTAATGTATTTTAAGGATCATAATCCAGATTGTCCTAAAGAACATCAGGATTTAGTATTAAATGCACAACTTAAAGTAGGAGAGTTTAGATTAATGATATCTGATGAAAATCCTGATTTTGAATATAAGCATGGATATAACATGAGTGCATGCCTTATACTTGATAATGTAGAACATGCAAGAAGGGTATATGAAAAATTAAGTAAGGATGCTAAAAATATGTTGATGGAAATGCAAGAAACTTTCTGGTCACCAGCATATGCTAATTTTGAAGATAAATTTGGTATGCTATGGCAAATTTCAACAACTATAAAGGAATAA
- a CDS encoding DUF2871 family protein, which translates to MMGLFESLFDIIYLSLVIALGVRLVINDGRGSKFFGSMAILLGLGDAFHLIPRVISHLSPKGFEAHAKALSWGQFVTSITMTVFYVMYYFYYREKSDDRAQSKKWIIISLALIRIVLVMLPQNNWGTLPGNYTMGIVRNIPFAIMGLLLVMWSYMHRDKEGLKNMSLLIFLSFLFYLPVVLFADKFPAVGALMMPKTIAYVYIVLEGYKHYIKKMNIYDISLTFLIMGLIGGVYFREFTRAYSYEASNHLGKVHVHTLVLGFILLLIIHLLTKGMDIKEIEKYIKIYVTGLILTITNMVVYGMYEILSQGEKTINIHALSGMAGIGHILLTIGLVTVMIKIRRRK; encoded by the coding sequence ATGATGGGATTATTTGAAAGCTTATTTGATATAATTTACTTATCACTAGTTATTGCACTAGGTGTAAGACTAGTAATTAATGATGGGAGAGGGTCAAAATTTTTTGGATCTATGGCAATACTTTTAGGTTTAGGTGATGCTTTTCACCTTATACCAAGAGTAATATCACATTTAAGTCCGAAAGGGTTTGAAGCACACGCAAAAGCTTTGTCTTGGGGACAATTTGTAACTAGTATTACTATGACTGTATTTTATGTTATGTACTATTTCTACTATAGGGAAAAGAGTGATGATAGAGCTCAAAGTAAGAAATGGATAATAATATCTCTAGCCTTAATTAGAATAGTTCTTGTAATGTTGCCACAAAATAACTGGGGGACATTACCTGGAAATTACACTATGGGTATAGTAAGAAATATACCTTTTGCTATTATGGGATTACTTTTAGTAATGTGGTCATATATGCATAGGGATAAAGAAGGATTAAAGAATATGTCACTATTAATATTCTTAAGCTTCCTTTTCTATTTACCTGTAGTCCTATTTGCAGATAAGTTTCCAGCTGTAGGTGCGCTAATGATGCCTAAAACTATAGCCTATGTGTATATAGTACTTGAAGGATACAAACACTATATCAAAAAAATGAATATTTATGATATTTCTCTTACTTTCTTAATTATGGGATTAATAGGAGGAGTATATTTTAGGGAGTTTACTAGAGCATATAGCTATGAAGCATCTAATCACTTAGGTAAAGTACATGTACATACTTTAGTTTTAGGATTTATATTACTTCTAATTATACATTTACTTACTAAAGGAATGGATATAAAGGAAATAGAAAAATATATTAAAATATATGTTACAGGACTTATACTAACTATAACTAACATGGTTGTTTATGGTATGTATGAAATATTGTCTCAGGGTGAAAAAACTATTAACATACATGCTTTATCTGGTATGGCAGGAATAGGACATATACTATTAACTATAGGACTTGTAACTGTAATGATTAAAATAAGAAGGAGAAAATAA
- a CDS encoding TetR/AcrR family transcriptional regulator, with translation MPKNTFNNLPKEKKEKIIRVLKEIFTAKNIQEVNVKEIVEKLNIARGSFYQYFDNLYDAYFLILELETEDIHNVFMSIMRKNMFDIKKSLEEYGIRIADILFKKESYSIYKYRYLYWDIELEKSWNKMNKIDVVESEKMHFVKAVIHDLIERMFKENWGKEKFINKYMEHLEMLKGGI, from the coding sequence ATGCCTAAAAATACTTTTAATAATCTACCCAAAGAAAAGAAAGAAAAAATTATACGTGTTTTGAAAGAAATCTTTACAGCAAAAAATATTCAGGAAGTCAATGTCAAAGAAATTGTAGAAAAGCTTAATATAGCTAGAGGAAGTTTTTATCAATATTTTGATAATCTATATGATGCATATTTTTTAATACTTGAACTTGAAACTGAAGATATACATAATGTATTCATGTCTATTATGAGAAAAAATATGTTTGATATAAAAAAATCTCTTGAAGAGTATGGTATAAGGATAGCGGATATACTCTTTAAAAAAGAAAGTTATTCTATTTACAAGTATAGATATCTTTATTGGGACATAGAACTTGAGAAATCATGGAATAAAATGAATAAAATAGATGTAGTGGAAAGTGAGAAAATGCATTTTGTTAAGGCTGTTATTCATGATTTAATAGAAAGAATGTTTAAGGAAAATTGGGGTAAAGAAAAATTTATTAATAAATATATGGAGCATTTAGAGATGCTAAAAGGAGGAATTTAA
- a CDS encoding peptide ABC transporter substrate-binding protein, producing MKKILFVLMAMIAFFSCGASDGSTSSNPNEKVLTYNAVAEGISFDPQILTDGNTMTIHGLVSEGLTYTMPSGEVKPALAESWEISEDGLTWTFKLRDGIKWSNGEAITADDFVFGWQRALDPKNATEYAYILFPIKNAEKYASGEVAFEEVGIKAIDEKTLEVKLENVTPYFDSLVSFITYMPANRKFAEEKGADYGLEADTLLYSGPYKVVKWDHNTQLELERNEHYYAPESRKIDRYVIKYIADSTAALNAFNNGEIDIVSITTEQLQEYKDDARLKINGLARTFYLAFNLENEIFKNQKIREAISLAVDKEGLIETVFNGAKEASYTFTPKNIGMLGVKEDFVKELGPTFAKFDAEKAKVLFEEGKKELGITDFLTITFLADERGSNKKIVEKIQEDLRVNLGIELNVEIVTFKERLNRTTARGFDIVLTGWGADYQDPMTFLDLLISKSGNNAPHYYSSEYDALISAALKTTNREERMKNLFEAERLLAKDVPIIPLYQETQLHLVNEAVKGLEIGSFGIDLHFFNVDK from the coding sequence ATGAAAAAAATATTATTTGTCCTTATGGCAATGATTGCTTTTTTTAGCTGTGGAGCTAGTGATGGATCTACTTCAAGTAACCCTAATGAAAAAGTGTTAACATACAATGCGGTGGCTGAAGGTATATCATTTGACCCACAAATATTAACAGATGGTAACACTATGACTATTCATGGTTTAGTAAGTGAAGGATTAACATATACTATGCCTAGTGGTGAAGTAAAACCAGCACTTGCTGAAAGCTGGGAAATAAGTGAAGATGGATTAACTTGGACTTTTAAATTAAGAGATGGAATTAAATGGTCTAATGGTGAAGCTATAACTGCTGATGATTTCGTATTTGGTTGGCAAAGAGCTCTAGATCCTAAGAATGCCACGGAGTATGCATACATCTTATTCCCTATAAAAAATGCAGAAAAATATGCAAGTGGAGAAGTTGCTTTTGAAGAAGTTGGAATTAAAGCTATAGATGAAAAAACTTTAGAAGTTAAACTTGAAAATGTTACACCATATTTTGATTCATTAGTTTCATTTATTACATATATGCCTGCAAATAGAAAATTTGCTGAAGAAAAAGGTGCAGACTATGGACTTGAAGCTGATACTTTACTTTATTCAGGGCCATATAAAGTTGTTAAATGGGATCATAATACTCAATTAGAACTTGAAAGAAATGAACACTATTATGCACCTGAATCAAGAAAAATTGATAGATATGTTATTAAATATATAGCTGATAGTACAGCTGCTTTAAATGCATTTAATAATGGTGAAATTGATATAGTATCTATAACTACAGAACAATTACAAGAATATAAAGATGATGCTAGATTAAAAATTAATGGACTTGCTAGAACATTCTACTTAGCTTTCAATTTAGAAAATGAAATATTTAAAAATCAAAAAATTAGAGAAGCTATATCTTTAGCTGTTGATAAAGAAGGATTAATAGAAACTGTATTTAATGGAGCTAAAGAAGCAAGCTATACTTTCACACCTAAAAATATAGGTATGCTAGGAGTTAAAGAAGACTTCGTTAAAGAACTTGGACCAACTTTTGCTAAATTTGATGCAGAAAAAGCTAAAGTTCTATTTGAAGAAGGTAAAAAAGAGTTAGGAATAACTGATTTCCTAACTATAACTTTCCTTGCTGATGAAAGAGGGTCAAACAAGAAAATAGTTGAAAAAATCCAAGAAGATTTAAGAGTTAACTTAGGAATAGAATTAAATGTTGAAATAGTTACATTTAAAGAAAGATTAAACAGAACAACTGCAAGAGGATTTGATATAGTTCTTACTGGGTGGGGAGCAGATTATCAAGATCCTATGACTTTCCTTGATCTATTAATTAGTAAGAGTGGAAATAATGCTCCTCACTATTATTCATCTGAATATGATGCTTTAATATCTGCAGCATTAAAAACAACTAATAGAGAAGAAAGAATGAAGAATTTATTTGAAGCAGAAAGATTACTTGCTAAAGATGTACCTATAATACCTCTATATCAAGAAACTCAACTTCACTTAGTAAATGAAGCAGTTAAAGGATTAGAAATCGGATCATTTGGTATAGATTTACATTTCTTTAATGTAGATAAATAA
- a CDS encoding ABC transporter ATP-binding protein produces the protein MIVIRHLKKYFPLSKTEVLKAVDDVSIDIKKGEILSLVGESGSGKTTFGRTVARLYDKTYGKVFIDDKEISEYTNLEFTKKVQMIFQDPQASLNPRMTVGEIISEGMIIHNMYKTKAEIQEKVYELLELVGLAREHASRFPHEFSGGQRQRIGIARALAVEPEVLICDEPISALDVSIQAQVVNLLKELQRKKNLTMIFIAHDLSMVKYISDRVAVMFRGKIVELGYPDEVYNNPVHIYTKSLISAVPIPDPEFVKEDKVVMDESYLKSPIGTYDEIDKIVENSGLIEYRKEHYVEKDFLEIK, from the coding sequence ATGATAGTAATTAGACATTTAAAAAAATATTTTCCACTTTCTAAAACTGAAGTATTAAAAGCAGTGGATGATGTTAGTATAGATATTAAAAAAGGTGAAATTTTATCATTAGTTGGTGAGTCTGGAAGTGGTAAAACAACTTTTGGAAGAACAGTAGCAAGACTTTATGATAAAACATATGGTAAGGTATTTATAGATGATAAAGAAATATCAGAATATACTAACTTAGAATTTACTAAAAAAGTTCAGATGATATTCCAAGATCCACAGGCATCACTAAATCCAAGAATGACTGTTGGAGAGATAATATCAGAGGGAATGATAATACATAATATGTATAAAACTAAGGCTGAAATTCAAGAAAAAGTATATGAACTATTAGAACTTGTAGGACTTGCTAGGGAACATGCAAGTAGATTCCCACATGAATTTAGTGGAGGACAAAGACAAAGAATAGGAATAGCAAGAGCACTAGCAGTAGAACCAGAGGTACTAATATGTGATGAACCTATTTCAGCGCTCGATGTTTCTATACAGGCACAGGTAGTAAATTTATTAAAAGAGTTACAAAGAAAGAAAAACTTAACTATGATATTTATAGCCCATGATTTATCTATGGTTAAATATATATCTGATAGAGTTGCTGTAATGTTTAGAGGTAAAATAGTAGAACTTGGATATCCTGATGAGGTATATAACAACCCTGTACATATTTACACTAAATCATTAATATCAGCAGTACCTATACCAGATCCAGAATTTGTTAAAGAAGATAAAGTGGTAATGGATGAATCTTATCTAAAATCACCTATAGGAACTTATGATGAGATAGATAAGATAGTTGAAAATTCAGGATTAATAGAGTATAGAAAAGAACATTATGTAGAAAAAGATTTTTTAGAAATTAAATAA
- a CDS encoding ABC transporter ATP-binding protein, which yields MSLLEIKNLSVSFNTYAGEVKALRDISFSVDRGETLAIVGESGSGKSVTVQSIMKLIPTPPGEYKSGEIIFDGVDLLKLNEKEMRKYRGGRIGMIFQDPMTSLNPVIKIGHQIMEGILIHKKVSKKEAKKMAIDILEKVGIPKPEERFEQYPHQFSGGMRQRVVIAIALACEPDLLICDEPTTALDVTIQAQILELINKLKKELNIGVILITHDLGVVAETSDRVIVMYAGEKMEEAPVKTIFKDPRHPYTWGLLKSLPRLDMDSSQALFSIPGTPPDLLDPPKGDPFAARSEFSMKIDYEKKPPLVDLGNGHYVKSWIYVDGAPDMKFNPDGTIRISPVEGEPYIVDTIKSKSGVKFANITGSEDER from the coding sequence ATGAGTTTATTAGAAATAAAAAACCTTAGTGTTTCTTTTAACACTTATGCTGGAGAAGTAAAGGCACTAAGAGATATTAGTTTTAGTGTAGATAGAGGAGAAACACTTGCAATAGTTGGAGAATCTGGAAGTGGAAAATCAGTTACAGTACAAAGTATAATGAAGTTAATACCAACACCACCTGGTGAGTATAAGAGTGGGGAGATAATATTTGATGGTGTTGATTTGTTGAAATTAAATGAAAAAGAAATGAGAAAATATAGAGGTGGAAGAATAGGTATGATATTCCAAGATCCTATGACTTCACTTAATCCAGTTATTAAAATTGGACACCAAATTATGGAAGGTATATTAATACATAAAAAAGTGAGTAAAAAAGAAGCTAAGAAAATGGCTATAGATATTCTTGAAAAAGTAGGTATACCAAAACCTGAAGAAAGATTTGAACAATATCCACATCAATTCTCAGGAGGTATGAGACAAAGGGTAGTAATAGCAATAGCATTAGCTTGTGAGCCAGATCTATTAATCTGTGATGAGCCTACTACAGCCTTGGATGTTACTATACAGGCACAGATATTAGAGTTAATTAATAAGCTTAAGAAGGAATTAAATATAGGAGTAATACTAATTACACATGATTTAGGTGTAGTTGCAGAAACTTCTGATAGAGTAATAGTTATGTATGCCGGGGAAAAAATGGAGGAAGCTCCAGTAAAAACAATATTTAAAGATCCAAGACATCCATATACTTGGGGATTATTAAAATCTTTACCAAGACTAGATATGGATTCAAGTCAGGCACTATTTTCAATACCTGGTACACCACCTGATTTACTTGATCCACCAAAGGGAGATCCTTTTGCAGCAAGATCTGAATTTTCTATGAAAATAGATTATGAGAAAAAGCCTCCTTTAGTAGATTTAGGCAATGGACACTATGTTAAATCATGGATATATGTAGATGGTGCACCTGATATGAAATTTAATCCTGATGGAACTATAAGAATAAGTCCTGTTGAGGGTGAACCATACATAGTAGATACAATTAAAAGTAAAAGTGGTGTAAAATTTGCTAACATTACAGGAAGTGAGGATGAGAGATGA
- a CDS encoding ABC transporter permease has protein sequence MKNLYGANYDRENYTANPEDFVYVGPDNTKNESISKPSLTYWKDSWRRFKKNKLAVFFLVVLLIYLFIGTFGQVIAKYSYFEQNSADRFLNIAKGFSKGHFLGTDSLGRDLFARISQGIRVSMQLSVIVAAICVILGTIYGATAAYFGGKIDSIMVRAVEVILSIPSMIYIILLMVVLGNSVKTIIIALCATRWLGYALLVRGEVLKIKENEYVLASKALGANFWWIVRKHLIPNTLSIIIVRLTMDIPSIIFSEAFLSFIGLGVPIPQASLGNLVADGFKEINTHVYLFLIPALIISLITLSFNIIGDAMSDALNPKLRD, from the coding sequence ATGAAGAATCTTTACGGAGCAAATTATGATAGAGAAAACTACACTGCAAATCCAGAAGATTTTGTATATGTAGGACCAGATAATACTAAAAATGAAAGCATAAGTAAACCTAGTTTAACTTATTGGAAGGATTCATGGAGAAGATTTAAAAAGAACAAATTAGCTGTATTTTTCTTAGTAGTACTATTAATATATTTATTCATAGGTACATTTGGTCAAGTAATAGCTAAATATTCATATTTTGAACAAAATAGTGCAGATAGATTTTTAAATATAGCTAAGGGTTTTTCTAAGGGACATTTCTTGGGAACAGATTCTCTAGGAAGAGACCTATTTGCAAGAATTTCACAGGGTATCAGAGTATCTATGCAACTTTCAGTAATAGTTGCAGCCATATGTGTAATTCTAGGAACTATATATGGAGCAACAGCAGCATATTTTGGAGGTAAAATAGATAGCATAATGGTAAGAGCAGTAGAGGTAATACTTTCTATACCTTCTATGATATATATAATACTTTTAATGGTAGTGCTAGGTAATAGTGTTAAAACAATAATTATTGCACTATGTGCTACAAGATGGTTAGGCTATGCCTTATTAGTTAGAGGTGAAGTTTTAAAAATTAAAGAAAATGAATATGTTTTAGCTTCTAAGGCACTAGGAGCAAACTTCTGGTGGATAGTAAGAAAACACCTTATACCTAATACCTTAAGTATAATAATAGTAAGACTTACTATGGATATACCATCAATAATATTTTCAGAAGCTTTCCTAAGCTTTATAGGTCTTGGAGTTCCAATACCACAGGCATCACTAGGAAACTTAGTTGCAGATGGATTTAAGGAAATAAATACACATGTATATTTATTCTTAATACCAGCTTTAATAATATCATTAATCACTTTGTCATTTAATATTATAGGTGATGCTATGAGTGATGCGTTAAATCCAAAACTTAGAGATTAG
- a CDS encoding ABC transporter permease: MRNTLKFIFKRILTGLITLWLVITITFFLLHKLPGDPFDSEKAIPPQIKANLMQMYDLDKPLSVQYGKYLKNISKGDLGISMKERGRTVNSIIKRSFPVSADLGIRAVLFGLIFGIPLGIAAALQRGKKMDHFSMIIAVIGISVPSFVIAGLLQLYAVGVHKGILIDKLGLPLGKILLTGWDMPSKKILPVIALGFFSVAEVARLMRSKMIEIMEQDYIKLAVAKGVAPINVVLKHALRNAILPIITVISPSIAAILTGSFVIETMFSIGGLGKYYIGSIIDRDYTMVLGVTVFYSAFLILMMIVMDVAYALVDPKIKLGKGDK; this comes from the coding sequence ATGAGAAATACTTTGAAGTTTATATTTAAAAGAATACTTACAGGTTTAATAACTTTGTGGTTGGTAATAACTATAACATTTTTCCTACTACATAAGTTACCTGGAGATCCATTTGATAGTGAAAAGGCAATACCGCCACAGATAAAGGCAAACTTAATGCAGATGTATGATTTAGATAAGCCTTTAAGTGTTCAATATGGTAAATATTTAAAGAATATTTCTAAGGGTGATTTAGGAATTTCAATGAAGGAAAGAGGAAGAACTGTTAATTCTATTATTAAAAGATCATTTCCTGTTTCTGCAGATTTAGGAATAAGAGCAGTATTATTTGGATTGATATTTGGAATACCATTAGGTATAGCTGCAGCATTACAAAGAGGAAAGAAAATGGATCATTTTTCTATGATAATAGCAGTTATAGGGATATCTGTACCAAGCTTTGTAATAGCAGGACTACTTCAGCTATATGCAGTTGGAGTACATAAGGGTATATTAATAGATAAATTAGGACTACCTTTAGGTAAGATATTACTTACAGGTTGGGATATGCCTTCAAAAAAAATATTACCAGTAATAGCTCTAGGGTTTTTCTCAGTTGCTGAAGTAGCAAGACTTATGAGAAGTAAAATGATAGAAATTATGGAGCAAGACTATATCAAACTTGCAGTAGCTAAGGGTGTAGCACCTATTAATGTAGTACTTAAACATGCTCTTAGAAATGCAATATTACCAATAATTACAGTAATATCACCATCTATAGCTGCCATACTTACAGGGTCATTTGTTATAGAAACTATGTTCTCTATAGGAGGACTTGGTAAATACTATATAGGTTCTATAATAGATAGAGACTATACTATGGTACTTGGAGTAACAGTATTTTATTCAGCATTCTTAATACTTATGATGATAGTTATGGATGTTGCTTATGCATTGGTAGATCCTAAAATTAAACTAGGTAAGGGGGATAAGTAA
- a CDS encoding GNAT family N-acetyltransferase has translation MKKIETERLILRRFKVEDAQNMFDNWASIEENVKFLWPVHKNVEETRSLLELWVKEYDEKKCFKWAITLKESPEIVIGDISVVEIKEKIKSADIGYILSKKYWNLGYMSEALEAVINYLFLEEDFNRIEAKYDIRNTASGKVMEKAGMKFEGILRESVLSNSGIGDLAVCSILRKEYMK, from the coding sequence ATGAAAAAAATAGAAACAGAAAGACTAATACTTAGGAGATTTAAAGTAGAAGATGCACAAAATATGTTTGATAATTGGGCAAGTATAGAAGAAAATGTAAAATTTTTATGGCCAGTACATAAAAATGTTGAAGAAACTAGGTCTTTGCTTGAATTATGGGTTAAAGAATATGATGAGAAAAAGTGTTTTAAATGGGCAATAACTTTAAAAGAAAGTCCAGAAATTGTAATAGGAGATATATCAGTTGTTGAAATAAAGGAAAAAATTAAAAGTGCTGATATAGGATATATATTATCTAAAAAATATTGGAATCTAGGATATATGTCAGAAGCATTAGAAGCAGTAATAAACTACTTATTTCTTGAAGAAGACTTTAATAGAATAGAAGCAAAGTATGACATTAGAAATACAGCTTCAGGAAAAGTAATGGAAAAAGCAGGCATGAAATTTGAAGGTATATTAAGAGAATCTGTTTTAAGTAATAGTGGAATAGGAGATTTAGCAGTTTGTTCTATACTTAGAAAAGAATATATGAAATAA
- a CDS encoding BRO family protein, whose translation MDNEIKLFEGNQIRSVWDSEKEEWYFSVVDVVRVLTESENPQVYWRVLKKRLKEEGNETVTNCNALKMKATDGKMRLTDVADMQGIFRIIQSIPSKKAEPFKMWLAEVGKERIDEIIDPELTIDRALETYLKKGYTREWINQRLQAIQVRKELTDTWQDHGVKEGKEYAILTNEITKAWSGMTTRQYKDYKGLNKQNLRDNMSTLELVLNMLAEATTTELANTTNPQGLEENKKVAKRGGSIAGNARKEIEQETGKPVITSKNAIDLGKLIGNLDKEIENEEEKK comes from the coding sequence TTGGATAACGAAATTAAATTATTTGAAGGAAATCAGATACGCTCTGTTTGGGATAGTGAAAAAGAAGAATGGTATTTTTCAGTAGTAGATGTAGTAAGAGTACTTACAGAAAGTGAAAATCCTCAAGTGTACTGGAGAGTGCTAAAAAAGAGATTAAAAGAGGAAGGAAACGAAACCGTTACAAATTGTAACGCTTTGAAAATGAAGGCAACAGATGGAAAAATGCGTCTAACAGATGTAGCTGATATGCAAGGTATATTTCGTATCATTCAATCTATTCCATCAAAAAAAGCAGAACCATTTAAGATGTGGTTAGCAGAAGTAGGTAAAGAAAGAATTGATGAAATTATTGATCCTGAACTTACCATTGATAGAGCCTTAGAAACCTATCTAAAAAAAGGTTATACAAGAGAATGGATTAACCAAAGATTACAAGCAATTCAAGTCAGAAAAGAACTAACAGATACTTGGCAAGATCATGGAGTAAAAGAGGGGAAAGAATATGCCATTTTAACCAATGAAATTACAAAAGCATGGTCTGGTATGACAACAAGACAATACAAAGACTATAAAGGCTTGAATAAACAAAACCTTAGAGATAATATGTCGACACTTGAATTGGTTTTAAATATGCTTGCAGAAGCTACAACCACAGAACTTGCTAATACAACAAATCCTCAAGGACTAGAAGAAAATAAGAAAGTTGCAAAACGTGGTGGAAGTATTGCAGGAAATGCTCGAAAAGAGATTGAACAAGAAACAGGTAAACCTGTTATAACATCTAAAAATGCTATTGATTTAGGAAAGTTAATTGGTAATTTAGACAAAGAGATTGAAAATGAAGAAGAGAAAAAATAA
- a CDS encoding GNAT family N-acetyltransferase has product MDVSLLSNRYLVQMMGESDVERIYELCRKNLLYYQYCPPFVSEESIICDMNALPPNKDMQDKYYVGYYDGESLIAIMDLIMNFPDEKVAFIGFFMTDVDIQNRGIGSKIIEDLCFYLAQIGISKVRLGWVKDNPQAEHFWHNNKFVETGDFYETDKYTVIVAQRYL; this is encoded by the coding sequence ATGGATGTTTCATTATTATCAAATCGATACCTTGTTCAAATGATGGGTGAATCTGATGTTGAGAGAATATATGAATTGTGTCGAAAAAATCTCCTGTACTATCAATATTGTCCTCCATTTGTATCTGAGGAGAGCATTATTTGCGATATGAATGCACTACCACCGAACAAAGATATGCAGGACAAATACTATGTTGGGTATTATGATGGGGAAAGTTTGATTGCAATAATGGACTTAATCATGAATTTTCCTGATGAAAAAGTAGCTTTTATAGGATTTTTTATGACAGATGTGGATATACAGAACAGAGGGATTGGTAGCAAAATAATAGAGGATTTATGTTTTTATCTTGCTCAGATAGGGATTTCAAAAGTTCGTCTTGGTTGGGTAAAAGATAATCCTCAGGCGGAGCACTTCTGGCATAATAATAAGTTTGTAGAAACAGGAGATTTTTATGAGACAGATAAATATACAGTAATTGTTGCTCAAAGATATTTATAA